DNA from Helicobacter sp. 11S03491-1:
AAAAATACCACAAGCACAAGCAAGCAAGTCATCAGCTTGTATGACTTGAGTATTCTTGGTGTTTTGTTGTGCTTCAAGCGTATAGCGAGAATCTGTGATAAAAAATTTATCCCCTTGTATATTTAAGACTACAGCATTATCACAACTATAGCCACATTCAAAATATTGGGCATTTTCATCTAAAGTAAGATAAGTTTCATTATTTATCTTTTTTTTCATGTTTAACTTCAGTTTTTGCTTCAGTTTTTATATCTTTTGTTTCAGCCTTTGCTTGCGTAGCCTGAGCTTCTCGGATAGAACGTATTTCAGACAAAATCTGCATCATTGCAATGATAGCCATATGATATCCAAATGCGCCAAAACCTGTAATCACACCTGCACAAACAGCGCCTGTATAGGTATGTTTTCTATAATCTTCTCGAGCATGAATATTGCTTAAATGTACTTCAATTACAGGAACACCCGCAGCCATAATTGCATCTGCAATAGCAATAGAAGTATGAGAATAAGCTCCCGAATTGATAATAATCCCTGCATAATCGCTACCTACGCACTCTTGAATTTTGTCAATAATTTCTCCCTCAAAATTGCTTTGAAAAAAATCAAGAAGAAGATTATTTTGTTGTGCAAATACTTTCATATTTTGATGAATTTGTTCCAAAGTCATATTTCCATAAATTCTAGGATCTCTATGACCAAGCATATTTAAATTGGGACCCTGTATGACTAAAACTTTCATTTTTTCTCCTTTTTAAGTAAAAAAATTTTTTTTATCAATATAGCATAAATATCATTAAGATACAATGGAAGGCTATATAGATGAGTTATTTTTATTTATATCTTGATCGTGAGTGATTTCTTTTTGTTCTTGATTTTTATTTTGTTGTGAGATCTGTTCGGGTATGCTTGATTCAAAAGGAGGTCCTTTTTTTAAAATCTCTGTAAGTTCTGCAGCTTTTTTAGGATCCATTTTTGACAAAATTTTTCCCATATCTTGAGCACTCAAAGCAAACAATATACTCGCAGCTTCATCTTGAGGAAGATTTTCTATAATAGGGGCTGCTTTAGAATCTTTCATTTTAGCATAAGTTAATGCTAATTTATTGTTCTTAGCTCCATTGATTGCTTTGAGTATTTCTTCATTTTTTGTAATAAGATTTTTTATTTTTGTTTCTTTTTCATCATTTATTTGTTTTGCTTTATTTTCTTGTTCTTGAATTTCTTTGAGTTTCAAACTCAATGCTTTTTCTCTTTCTTTGAGTTTGGCTTCACGTTGATTGAGTATATTTTGTGATGCATTTTGAAGAGCTTCGATAGCTTGTTTTTTTTCATCAAGCTGCCTTACTTGATCAATTATTTCATCTTTTCGTGATTCAAAAATCGCATTGCATTCCAAAAGTTGTTTTGAAGATTGTACTCCATCAGAAACAGAAGAAGAGTCTTCACTAATCCCTTCACCAACAATTAATCCCAATAAAAATAAACTCATCAAAAGATTTTTCTTCATACGTTTTCCTTATGAAATCCAAAAAGCACGACACCGGCTTCATCAAGATTTTTTTCTTCTATTTTTTTCAAAGAATAAAGCTGTTTTTTAATCTCATTTTCTTGTAAATATTTAATTTTTTCATATTCAATAGAAGCTATTTTATAAAATTCTTGTAATTTTTTACCCGTATTTTTAAGTTCAGATATTTCTGCTTGAATCAAATCAATTTGTCCCATAGCTAATTTTTTCATTTCATAGACTCTTTTGAACTTTACATAATCTCCATTTTGCGGTATGTTTATATTAGCAAGATCTTGGATTGTTTCATTGAGTTCATGGTATTTGGAAGCAATAAAAATATTGTTTTTAATAATATCGCTTTCTTTTTTGTCCAGATCCTGTTTTTTAACTCTAAGGAGCGCATCAAATTTTGTATTCATAAGATAATTGTATCTTCTCTTTCAGGACCTGTAGAAATAATAGATATTTTGGTATCAGTTAGCTTTTGCAAATCCAAAATATAATCTTTTGCCTCTTTGGGAAGTTCATCAAAATTTCTTATGCCGGCAGTTTTGTTCCAACCTTTATAGCTTTTGTAAATAGGCTCTAAATCTTTCATATTGCTTGGAACATATTCAATAATTTCATTTCCTCTGCGATAACCAACGCATACTTTTATTTCATCTAATCCATCCAAAACATCTAATTTCATCAAACTCAAACTATCGCAGCCATTAATTCTGCAAGCATATTTCACACTCAAAGCATCAAACCACCCGCATCGTCTTGGTCTGCCTGTAGTTGTGCCAAACTCACATCCTTTCTGACGTAAAAATTCTCCTACCTTTCCAAAATCTTCTGTTGGAAAAGGACCATTGCCTACTCGCGTGCAATATGCCTTTGAAATACCAATAATTTTTTGAAGTTCTTTAGGATTCAATCCACTACCACTACAAGCTCCTGAAGCAGTAGTAGTAGAGCTTGTTACAAAAGGATAAGTTCCATGATCGATATCAAGCATACTCCCTTGCGCACCTTCTAATAATATCTTTTTTTTTGCATCACCGGCATCCCAAAGCATTTGTGTCGTATCTGTTATAAAGGGGAGTATTTTTGAAGCATATTCTTGAATGTATTTCATAATTTCTTCATAAGAAGGCAATTTGATGGCATATAAATCTTGTATATAAGCGATTTGATCCAGATGAAAACGAACTTTTTCCTCTAATATTTTCATTTCCTTAAGCTCACCTATACGAAACCCGCTCCTTGCAATTTTATCCCCATAACTAGGCCCTATTCCCTTGCAAGTTGTGCCAATAGCATCTTTGAGTGATTTTTCTCGTGCTCTATCAATGATTTGATGGTAGGGCATAATAATATGGGCTTTATCACTAATAAAAAAACGATTATCAAGATTTGGAAATTGCTTCATTTCATCATAAAGGGCATCTAATGCGATCACAACACCATTACCGATAATATTCTTGCATTTTTCATACAATACGCCTGAGGGCATTAAATGCAAGGCATATTTTTTACCATTTACGACAATTGTATGCCCTGCATTATGTCCCCCTTGATACCTCACCACATAATCATAATTTTTAGCCAGCATATCTACAATCTTGCCCTTCCCTTCATCTCCCCATTGTATCCCCACTACCAAATCAGCCATCTCTTATCCTTCCTTCATTTTATTTGCATCAAATAATCTACAATATCATCTGTATAAATACCAAATCCACAAGATTGTGTATCTTCAATTTTATATTTTCCTCCCAGCAAAAATGTATGATTTCCCTCAAACATTCTAAAAACCAAATCGTTATAATACTCAATAGGCGCAAAATCAAGTGGTGAAAAAATTGTTTTTGCATCACTGCAATAACTGGCGCTTTCCAGAAGTGCTTCCAGTTCGGGTTTTAAGAAATCCGGGGCAATCTTAAGAAAATTTTTCAAATCCTCTTGGGTTTGGATTTTTAATAAATCTCCAAGATATCCTCCATGTTTTAGAATATCTTCAACTTGCATTTTTTGAAATACTCCTATATTTATCCCCAAATCTTTGGCACATAATTTTAAAATCTTGACATTAGAAACTTGCAAAATAGGGCTAATGCCTAATTTTTTCATAATTTCTACGCTCAAGCACAATATTTTTGGCATTTCTTCCACATCCAGACATTCAGCCCCTATCTGGTGTATCTCATTGGTAGGATAACTAAAAACAGGTTGGATATAAAACCATTTTTTTTGATTCGTACTCCTGCCTAAACGCTTTGTAATAATTCTAATAGCATCAATTGTTGTATCATACCTTAAAGATATTTGATGATTATTTTGAGAACTCAACCGAATAATATTGCGGTTAGAAAAATTTTTTTGATGTTCAAGGTACACAAATGATGGCGTCAAAATTTCTTCAAAGTTATTGTGATAAAAAATTTCACAAACCATATTTTCAATTTGACGTTTAAGTTTAGCCGAAGCACCAAAATGAAGTTTCGTTCCTTGAGGAATTTCGTGTTCTAAAATCATATTTTTCCTAAATAAAAAGTGAATTAACGCTTTCGTTGTGATAAATTCTTCTAATCACTTCTGCAAACAATGGAGCCACACTCAATACTGTAATTTTAGGGCATTGCTGTCTCAAGGGAATAGAATTACTCACCACTACTTCATCAAGAGAACTTTTTTGAATCCTCTCAATCGCAGGACCACTCAAAACCGG
Protein-coding regions in this window:
- the aroQ gene encoding type II 3-dehydroquinate dehydratase, coding for MKVLVIQGPNLNMLGHRDPRIYGNMTLEQIHQNMKVFAQQNNLLLDFFQSNFEGEIIDKIQECVGSDYAGIIINSGAYSHTSIAIADAIMAAGVPVIEVHLSNIHAREDYRKHTYTGAVCAGVITGFGAFGYHMAIIAMMQILSEIRSIREAQATQAKAETKDIKTEAKTEVKHEKKDK
- a CDS encoding MotE family protein; translation: MKKNLLMSLFLLGLIVGEGISEDSSSVSDGVQSSKQLLECNAIFESRKDEIIDQVRQLDEKKQAIEALQNASQNILNQREAKLKEREKALSLKLKEIQEQENKAKQINDEKETKIKNLITKNEEILKAINGAKNNKLALTYAKMKDSKAAPIIENLPQDEAASILFALSAQDMGKILSKMDPKKAAELTEILKKGPPFESSIPEQISQQNKNQEQKEITHDQDINKNNSSI
- a CDS encoding flagellar export protein FliJ; amino-acid sequence: MNTKFDALLRVKKQDLDKKESDIIKNNIFIASKYHELNETIQDLANINIPQNGDYVKFKRVYEMKKLAMGQIDLIQAEISELKNTGKKLQEFYKIASIEYEKIKYLQENEIKKQLYSLKKIEEKNLDEAGVVLFGFHKENV
- a CDS encoding adenylosuccinate synthase — encoded protein: MADLVVGIQWGDEGKGKIVDMLAKNYDYVVRYQGGHNAGHTIVVNGKKYALHLMPSGVLYEKCKNIIGNGVVIALDALYDEMKQFPNLDNRFFISDKAHIIMPYHQIIDRAREKSLKDAIGTTCKGIGPSYGDKIARSGFRIGELKEMKILEEKVRFHLDQIAYIQDLYAIKLPSYEEIMKYIQEYASKILPFITDTTQMLWDAGDAKKKILLEGAQGSMLDIDHGTYPFVTSSTTTASGACSGSGLNPKELQKIIGISKAYCTRVGNGPFPTEDFGKVGEFLRQKGCEFGTTTGRPRRCGWFDALSVKYACRINGCDSLSLMKLDVLDGLDEIKVCVGYRRGNEIIEYVPSNMKDLEPIYKSYKGWNKTAGIRNFDELPKEAKDYILDLQKLTDTKISIISTGPEREDTIIL
- a CDS encoding ATP phosphoribosyltransferase regulatory subunit, translated to MILEHEIPQGTKLHFGASAKLKRQIENMVCEIFYHNNFEEILTPSFVYLEHQKNFSNRNIIRLSSQNNHQISLRYDTTIDAIRIITKRLGRSTNQKKWFYIQPVFSYPTNEIHQIGAECLDVEEMPKILCLSVEIMKKLGISPILQVSNVKILKLCAKDLGINIGVFQKMQVEDILKHGGYLGDLLKIQTQEDLKNFLKIAPDFLKPELEALLESASYCSDAKTIFSPLDFAPIEYYNDLVFRMFEGNHTFLLGGKYKIEDTQSCGFGIYTDDIVDYLMQIK